In a single window of the Acyrthosiphon pisum isolate AL4f chromosome X, pea_aphid_22Mar2018_4r6ur, whole genome shotgun sequence genome:
- the LOC103308335 gene encoding zinc finger MYM-type protein 1-like: protein MEIQNKKTDILDFLFKNSFNTLTYEEKCQLKSNRSTPNIALEYKEEWTVDGISSIKNFIRKSEKHSISKKHLINQEKFHLLGKVRIEHAILEGRRLAATKHNEQVSINRRLIARNYLELLDLLAQEEHLLKDHFLSSSIFKGTSKIIQNDLIDRVTTILNSNIFKEIQTANYISIQADETTDVSCRSQMSIIFRYVIEEEIVERFIGFFDVSSDKTGSGLADVILSVIKKWDLGNKIIAQTYDGASVMSGTKNGVQSLIKNIYPNVLFIHCYAHQLNLVLLYGAKTIKPVKLFICNLTMFHTFFSRSSKRSELLRQQGFKLPNHSDTRWNYHSRAASTIKTHFIELKMLLHM from the exons atggaaatacagaataaaaaaacagATATACTAGactttttgttcaaaaatagttttaatacgtTAACATACGAAGAAAAGTGTCAATTAAAATCAAACAGATCGACACCTAACATTGCATTGGAATATAAAGAAG AATGGACTGTTGATGGAATAtcgtcaataaaaaattttataagaaaatctGAAAAACATTCTATATCTAAAAAGCATTTGATAAATCAAGAAAAATTCCATCTTTTAGGAAAAGTTCGAATTGAACATGCTATTTTGGAAGGTCGACGATTAGCTGCTACAAAACATAATGAACAAGTTTCTATAAATAGACGTTTAATAGCAC GGAATTATCTTGAGTTACTTGATCTACTCGCTCAAGAAGAGCATTTACTTAAGGATCATTTTTTGTCATCGTCAATATTTAAAGGCacatctaaaataatacaaaatgatttaattgatAGAGTcactacaattttaaattcaaacatttttaaggaGATACAAACTGCTAATTACATATCTATTCAAGCAGATGAAACCACTGATGTGTCCTGTCGATCTCAAATGagtattatttttcgttatgtTATAGAAGAAGAAATTGTCGAAcgatttattggtttttttgatGTTTCAAGTGATAAAACGGGATCTGGATTAGCAGATGTAATATTGTCCGTGATTAAAAAATGGGATTTAGggaataaaataattgcacAGACATACGATGGAGCATCAGTTATGTCTGGAACAAAAAATGGCGTACAAAGtcttattaagaatatttatccaaatgtattatttattcattgctATGCTCATCAGTTGAACTTGGTATTGTTATATGGCGCTAAGACAATAAAACCAGTCaaactttttatttgtaatttaacgaTGTTTCATACGTTTTTTAGTAGGTCTTCTAAAAGGAGTGAGTTACTAAGACAACAGGGCTTTAAACTTCCAAATCATTCTGATACTAGGTGGAATTATCATTCAAGAGCCGCTTCCACAATTAAAACccattttatagaattaaaaatgcttttacACATGTAA